The following are encoded together in the Streptomyces flavofungini genome:
- a CDS encoding MFS transporter — translation MARRDTSRRPRAAAGPATGPSLWADSNYRLFLALQCLSALGDSFSHVAIPLLVLHETGSLAQMGLVTGLTGAATIVTGLFAGVVADRVDRRRLIVVTDVARCLLYGLIPLVWLFATPIWLVYAVVPVAGVFAMLFQVTYVTVVPGIVAPGQILKANSHLYGTYAVAGAGGPMLAGLVAAGFGPAAAIGIDAATFAVSAVGILFVRIRAAAPPAERDASAGEGAQDPPGATDEPAPVAVERGGVREEFLAGARFLWRHPVLRPLTVLLALLTFLTYGVTDVLIYRVKDDLGHGDGAVGYVLTAGTLGTLAATFVVARLRGRLGFGVSWIGAHALAGVAVACLGLSGSVPVVALLAAGMLFCTGVGGVNSMSLRQEVTPSHLLGRVTSAFWTIHNALGPIGAAAVAMAAGTWGVRGVCLVVGLCAVAVALTGALTGIGRARAGQVEGDRAAPCP, via the coding sequence ATGGCCCGGCGTGACACGTCGCGGCGTCCGCGGGCGGCGGCGGGGCCCGCGACCGGGCCGTCGCTGTGGGCCGACTCCAACTACCGTCTGTTCCTGGCCCTTCAATGCCTCTCCGCGCTCGGGGACTCCTTCTCGCACGTGGCGATCCCGCTGCTCGTCCTGCACGAGACCGGTTCGCTCGCGCAGATGGGGCTCGTCACCGGTCTGACCGGCGCCGCCACGATCGTCACGGGCCTGTTCGCCGGGGTCGTCGCCGACCGCGTGGACCGGCGCCGGCTGATCGTGGTCACCGACGTCGCGCGGTGTCTGCTCTACGGACTCATCCCGCTGGTGTGGCTGTTCGCGACGCCGATCTGGCTGGTGTACGCGGTCGTGCCCGTCGCCGGTGTCTTCGCGATGCTCTTCCAGGTGACGTACGTGACCGTGGTGCCCGGCATCGTCGCGCCCGGGCAGATCCTGAAGGCCAACAGCCATCTGTACGGCACCTACGCCGTCGCGGGGGCGGGCGGGCCGATGCTCGCGGGGCTGGTCGCGGCCGGGTTCGGGCCCGCGGCCGCCATCGGCATCGACGCCGCGACCTTCGCGGTGTCGGCGGTGGGCATCCTCTTCGTGCGGATCCGGGCGGCCGCCCCACCCGCGGAGCGGGACGCGTCGGCGGGCGAGGGCGCCCAGGACCCGCCGGGAGCCACGGACGAGCCCGCCCCGGTGGCAGTCGAACGCGGCGGCGTGCGCGAGGAGTTCCTCGCCGGCGCCCGATTCCTGTGGCGGCACCCCGTCCTGCGCCCCCTGACCGTCCTGCTCGCGCTGCTCACCTTCCTCACGTACGGCGTGACCGACGTCCTCATCTACCGCGTGAAGGACGACCTCGGCCACGGCGACGGCGCCGTGGGCTACGTCCTGACCGCCGGGACGCTCGGCACGCTCGCCGCCACCTTCGTGGTCGCCCGGCTGCGCGGACGGCTCGGCTTCGGCGTCAGCTGGATCGGCGCGCACGCTCTCGCCGGGGTCGCCGTGGCCTGCCTCGGCCTGTCGGGCAGCGTGCCGGTGGTGGCGCTGCTCGCGGCGGGCATGCTCTTCTGCACCGGCGTCGGCGGCGTCAACTCCATGTCCCTGCGCCAGGAGGTGACGCCCAGTCATCTCCTGGGCCGCGTCACCTCGGCGTTCTGGACCATCCACAACGCCCTCGGCCCGATCGGCGCCGCCGCCGTGGCCATGGCCGCCGGGACGTGGGGCGTGCGCGGGGTGTGTCTGGTGGTCGGCCTGTGCGCCGTGGCCGTCGCGCTCACCGGGGCGCTGACGGGGATCGGGCGGGCGCGGGCCGGACAGGTGGAGGGCGACCGGGCCGCTCCCTGCCCCTGA
- a CDS encoding MMPL family transporter produces the protein MFSGLGRFVVRRPWWIILAWVIAAGAVISLAPKLTSSSDEASFLPDHYESIRASDLQERDFPQQQNIGAIIVFQRSDGERITAADSADVTRIAKDLAAKKVKEVQAIDPGEVSPNKLVQTAIVAMPKVTDPEDTSQQDAVERLRKDLGPELKGTGLKAGITGSAAQALDESDASERAGILVGVGTIVIIIVLLLVIFRSPIIALLPVVLIGLISPMATGLIASANKAFDMKADSSIQELLTVVLFGVGTDYILFLLFRYREALRTGEEPKGAMVHAVERVGEAITSAAGAVIVAFAALTLSSLGMLRSMGPALAIAVFLTLLAGLTLVPAVVSLLGTKVFWPSKSWQREPHGTGFAKLGLSIARKPAVWTVVSGLFMAVLALGALGYKANFDLAGSSLPKDKESIVWQDNLEKGFPAGSTDPTFVYLTATDDRPLAASQPAAFRAQLESVKGVGEVAEPRVSKDGTTAAYSVVLSDPPASEKALATVRDRLRPAAHDDAPAGTKALVGGTTAVYVDINKAVDRDYSVVFPVAAVAIMVILGLLLRSLVAPWYLMLSVALGFGATLGATSILFQQIGSQPGLMFMLPVIMYLFVVALGTDYNILMVSRLREEAREGRDPHDAAGTAVRHSGPTIGSAGVILAGTFATLMLAGNSTLSQMGFSLSFGIVIAAFVMAMVFTPALTALIGHAAWWPGHGDEKRNGGNGGGSSGGGLDGGTQGDAGAPAGPGPGTGAGPPR, from the coding sequence ATGTTCTCTGGCCTGGGCCGATTCGTGGTCCGCCGCCCGTGGTGGATCATCCTCGCGTGGGTGATCGCCGCGGGAGCCGTGATCTCGCTGGCACCGAAGCTCACGTCCAGCTCGGACGAGGCGAGCTTCCTGCCCGACCACTACGAATCCATCCGCGCCTCCGACCTGCAGGAACGCGATTTCCCACAGCAGCAGAACATCGGCGCGATCATCGTTTTCCAGCGCTCCGACGGCGAGCGGATCACCGCCGCCGACTCCGCGGACGTCACCCGGATCGCCAAGGACCTGGCGGCGAAGAAGGTCAAGGAGGTCCAGGCGATCGACCCCGGCGAGGTCTCGCCGAACAAACTGGTGCAGACAGCGATCGTCGCCATGCCGAAGGTCACCGACCCCGAGGACACCTCCCAGCAGGACGCGGTCGAGCGGCTCCGCAAGGACCTCGGGCCGGAGCTGAAGGGCACCGGCCTCAAGGCCGGCATCACCGGCTCCGCCGCGCAGGCCCTGGACGAGAGCGACGCCTCCGAGCGGGCCGGGATCCTCGTCGGCGTCGGCACCATCGTGATCATCATCGTGCTGCTGCTCGTGATCTTCCGCAGCCCGATCATCGCGCTGCTGCCCGTCGTCCTCATCGGCCTGATCTCGCCGATGGCGACGGGCCTCATCGCCTCCGCCAACAAGGCCTTCGACATGAAGGCCGACTCCTCCATCCAGGAGCTCCTGACCGTCGTCCTGTTCGGCGTCGGCACGGACTACATCCTGTTCCTGCTCTTCCGCTACCGGGAGGCGCTGCGCACGGGCGAGGAGCCCAAGGGTGCCATGGTGCACGCCGTGGAGCGGGTCGGCGAGGCCATCACCTCGGCGGCCGGCGCCGTCATCGTCGCCTTCGCCGCGCTGACGCTGTCCTCGCTCGGCATGCTCCGCTCGATGGGCCCGGCCCTCGCGATCGCCGTGTTCCTGACGCTGCTCGCGGGCCTCACCCTCGTGCCCGCCGTGGTGTCGCTGCTCGGTACGAAGGTGTTCTGGCCGTCGAAGTCCTGGCAGCGCGAGCCGCACGGCACGGGCTTCGCCAAGCTCGGCCTTTCGATCGCCCGCAAGCCCGCCGTGTGGACGGTGGTCTCCGGGCTCTTCATGGCCGTCCTCGCGCTCGGCGCGCTCGGCTACAAGGCGAACTTCGACCTCGCGGGCTCCTCGCTGCCCAAGGACAAGGAGTCCATCGTCTGGCAGGACAACTTGGAGAAGGGCTTCCCCGCGGGCAGCACCGACCCGACCTTCGTGTATCTGACGGCGACGGACGACCGGCCCCTCGCGGCGAGCCAACCGGCGGCGTTCCGCGCCCAGTTGGAGTCGGTGAAGGGTGTCGGCGAGGTGGCCGAGCCGCGCGTCAGCAAGGACGGTACGACGGCCGCGTACTCGGTCGTCCTCTCCGATCCGCCCGCCTCCGAGAAGGCCCTGGCGACGGTGCGGGACCGGCTGCGGCCCGCGGCCCACGACGACGCGCCCGCGGGCACGAAGGCCCTCGTGGGCGGCACGACGGCCGTGTACGTCGACATCAACAAGGCCGTCGACCGGGACTACTCGGTCGTCTTCCCGGTGGCCGCCGTCGCCATCATGGTGATCCTGGGCCTGCTCCTGCGCAGCCTGGTGGCGCCCTGGTACCTGATGCTGTCGGTCGCGCTCGGCTTCGGCGCGACGCTCGGCGCGACCTCGATCCTGTTCCAGCAGATCGGCAGCCAGCCCGGCCTGATGTTCATGCTGCCCGTGATCATGTACTTGTTCGTGGTCGCGCTCGGCACGGACTACAACATCCTGATGGTGTCCCGGCTGCGCGAGGAGGCCCGCGAGGGCCGCGACCCGCACGACGCGGCGGGCACGGCGGTGCGCCACTCGGGGCCGACGATCGGCTCGGCGGGCGTGATCCTCGCGGGTACGTTCGCGACGCTGATGCTCGCGGGCAACTCCACGCTGTCCCAGATGGGCTTCTCGCTCTCCTTCGGCATCGTGATCGCCGCGTTCGTCATGGCGATGGTGTTCACGCCCGCGCTGACGGCCCTCATCGGGCACGCCGCCTGGTGGCCCGGGCACGGCGACGAGAAGCGCAACGGCGGGAATGGGGGCGGCAGTTCGGGCGGCGGTCTCGACGGTGGCACGCAGGGGGACGCGGGAGCGCCCGCCGGGCCGGGGCCCGGGACGGGCGCGGGTCCGCCGCGCTGA
- the lpdA gene encoding dihydrolipoyl dehydrogenase: MDDRFDVVVLGAGPGGYVAAIRAAQLGKRVAVVEEKYWGGVCLNVGCIPTKALLRNAELAHLFTHEAKTYGIKVDGEVSFDYGEAFRRSRTVADGRVKGVHFLMKKNKITEFDGRGTFLDAHTLQVAKSDGTTTTIGFDNCIIATGATPKLLPGTRRSERVVTYEEQILADELPDSVVIAGAGAIGIEFAYVLHNYGVKVTIVEFLDRMAPLEDADVSKELAKQYRKLGIDVLTSTRVESIDESGEQVRVTVTAKDGKQQVLQADKVLQAIGFAPNVTGYGLEATGVAVTERGAIDVDGRCRTSVPHIYAIGDVTAKLMLAHTAESMGVIAAETLADAETMELDYPMIPRATYSQPQIASFGWTEAQARDKGFDVQVAKFPFQANGKAHGLGDTVGFVKIISDGTHGEIIGAHLIGPDVTELLPELTLAQQWDLTVHEVARNVHAHPTLGEAVKEAVHGLAGHMINF; encoded by the coding sequence ATGGATGACCGCTTCGACGTCGTCGTGCTCGGAGCAGGACCCGGCGGATATGTCGCCGCCATCCGCGCCGCCCAGCTGGGCAAGCGGGTAGCGGTCGTCGAGGAGAAGTACTGGGGCGGGGTCTGCCTCAACGTCGGCTGCATCCCGACGAAGGCGCTGCTGCGCAACGCCGAGCTGGCGCACCTGTTCACGCACGAGGCCAAGACGTACGGCATCAAGGTCGACGGCGAGGTCTCCTTCGACTACGGCGAGGCGTTCCGGCGCAGCCGCACCGTCGCGGACGGCCGCGTCAAGGGCGTCCACTTCCTGATGAAGAAGAACAAGATCACGGAGTTCGACGGCCGCGGCACCTTCCTCGACGCCCACACCCTCCAGGTGGCGAAGTCCGACGGCACGACCACCACCATCGGCTTCGACAACTGCATCATCGCCACCGGCGCCACCCCGAAGCTGCTGCCCGGCACCCGCCGCAGCGAGCGCGTGGTGACGTACGAGGAGCAGATCCTCGCCGACGAGCTGCCGGACTCCGTCGTGATCGCGGGCGCGGGCGCGATCGGCATCGAGTTCGCGTACGTCCTGCACAACTACGGCGTGAAGGTCACGATCGTCGAGTTCCTGGACCGGATGGCGCCCCTTGAGGACGCGGACGTGTCCAAGGAGCTGGCCAAGCAGTACCGCAAGCTCGGCATCGACGTGCTGACGTCGACCCGGGTGGAGAGCATCGACGAGTCGGGCGAGCAGGTCCGCGTCACCGTCACCGCCAAGGACGGCAAGCAGCAGGTCCTTCAGGCCGACAAGGTCCTCCAGGCGATCGGCTTCGCCCCGAACGTCACCGGATACGGCCTGGAGGCCACGGGCGTGGCGGTCACCGAACGCGGCGCCATCGACGTCGACGGCCGCTGCCGCACGTCCGTGCCGCACATCTACGCCATCGGCGACGTGACCGCGAAGCTGATGCTCGCGCACACCGCCGAGTCCATGGGCGTCATCGCCGCCGAGACCCTCGCGGACGCCGAGACCATGGAGCTCGACTACCCGATGATCCCGCGCGCCACCTACTCGCAGCCGCAGATCGCGAGCTTCGGCTGGACGGAGGCGCAGGCCCGCGATAAGGGCTTCGACGTCCAGGTCGCCAAGTTCCCGTTCCAGGCGAACGGCAAGGCGCACGGCCTCGGTGACACTGTCGGCTTCGTCAAGATCATCAGCGATGGGACGCACGGCGAGATCATCGGCGCCCACCTGATCGGCCCCGACGTCACCGAGCTGCTTCCCGAGCTGACCCTGGCCCAGCAGTGGGACCTCACGGTGCACGAGGTGGCCCGCAACGTCCACGCCCACCCGACGCTGGGCGAGGCCGTCAAGGAGGCCGTGCACGGCCTGGCCGGACACATGATCAACTTCTGA
- a CDS encoding TauD/TfdA dioxygenase family protein has protein sequence MYEGRRTLRRLPEGWAERPYEHVDVVPRGRVIGAEIRGADLTRTLDPAVRAELHRALLEWKVLFFRGAHLTFDQQRAFARGWGELETNPLLARGAAEDVVRFEKGGSAAPTFENVWHADVTFRERPALGAVLQLREVPPVGGDTLWADMAAAYDNLTDGVKARIDGARAVHDFIPGFSRFYGPEQLVPFQDEFPPVTHPVVRTHPETGRRTLFVNTSFTTHIVGMDRAESDRLLGHLVRQAHVPEYQVRWQWQPGDIAFWDNRATQHYAVDDYAPHRRVAERVAIAGDRPH, from the coding sequence ATGTACGAGGGCCGCCGCACCCTGCGCCGCCTCCCCGAAGGCTGGGCGGAGCGGCCCTACGAGCACGTCGACGTCGTGCCCCGGGGCCGCGTCATCGGCGCGGAGATCCGCGGCGCCGACCTCACCAGGACGCTCGACCCGGCGGTCCGCGCCGAACTGCACCGCGCCCTCCTGGAATGGAAGGTGCTGTTCTTCCGCGGCGCGCACCTGACCTTCGACCAGCAGCGTGCCTTCGCCCGCGGCTGGGGCGAGTTGGAGACCAACCCGCTGCTCGCGCGCGGCGCCGCCGAGGACGTCGTGCGCTTCGAGAAGGGCGGCAGCGCGGCACCCACCTTCGAGAACGTGTGGCACGCCGACGTCACCTTCCGCGAACGGCCCGCGCTCGGCGCCGTGTTGCAGCTCCGCGAGGTCCCGCCCGTCGGCGGCGACACCCTGTGGGCGGACATGGCCGCCGCGTACGACAACCTCACGGACGGCGTCAAGGCGCGCATCGACGGCGCGCGGGCCGTCCACGACTTCATCCCCGGATTCTCGCGCTTCTACGGGCCCGAGCAACTCGTCCCGTTCCAGGACGAGTTCCCGCCCGTCACGCATCCCGTGGTGCGCACGCACCCGGAGACCGGGCGCCGGACGCTGTTCGTCAACACGTCCTTCACCACGCACATCGTCGGCATGGACCGCGCCGAGAGCGACCGCCTCCTCGGCCATCTGGTCCGCCAGGCCCATGTGCCGGAGTACCAGGTGCGCTGGCAGTGGCAGCCGGGCGACATCGCGTTCTGGGACAACCGGGCGACGCAGCACTACGCCGTCGACGACTACGCGCCGCACCGGCGGGTGGCGGAGCGGGTCGCGATCGCGGGGGACCGGCCCCACTGA
- a CDS encoding GNAT family N-acetyltransferase, with amino-acid sequence MNRAEHTVEAGPLTTERLTLEPLRVTHADELAPVLDDAALHTFIGGAPDDLATLRARYARMVAGSPDPRVSWCNWVIRVSADGRPAGTVQATVRPDATGDGLAAEIAWVVGTAWQGRGVASEAARALVAWLRGRPGVTCVLAHIHPDHAASAAVARAAGLAPTEEWHDGEVKWLLTFDR; translated from the coding sequence ATGAACCGGGCAGAGCACACCGTCGAGGCCGGACCCCTCACCACCGAGCGCCTCACGCTGGAGCCCCTGCGCGTCACGCACGCCGATGAGCTGGCGCCCGTGCTCGACGACGCGGCGCTGCACACGTTCATCGGGGGCGCCCCGGACGACCTGGCGACGCTGCGGGCCCGCTACGCGCGCATGGTCGCCGGGTCGCCGGACCCGCGGGTCTCCTGGTGCAACTGGGTGATCCGGGTGTCCGCCGACGGCCGCCCCGCGGGCACCGTGCAGGCGACCGTGAGGCCCGACGCGACCGGCGACGGGCTCGCGGCCGAGATCGCCTGGGTGGTGGGCACCGCGTGGCAGGGCCGGGGCGTCGCGTCCGAGGCGGCGCGGGCCCTCGTGGCCTGGCTGCGCGGCCGACCGGGGGTGACGTGCGTCCTCGCGCACATCCACCCCGACCACGCCGCGTCGGCGGCCGTGGCCCGCGCCGCCGGGCTCGCGCCCACCGAGGAGTGGCACGACGGCGAGGTCAAGTGGCTGCTCACGTTCGACCGTTGA
- a CDS encoding nitroreductase/quinone reductase family protein produces the protein MRTARRIRDRRPLSRFREGAAAEGGRRPPETAPRQHVDSLGSLDSLPRLPSSTPSLDSLDSLDSLDSLRLHGFTTVVLTTRGARSGKIRKTPVIRVSDGARYLAVGSVGGAPKHPARYHHVLAHVCRSRRSGSCPSWSWNRSPREPDARTIDRRLRQRGTTDEPGRAHRRGRTPHHRAPHAGAPARHARR, from the coding sequence GTGCGGACGGCTCGACGTATACGAGACCGGCGCCCCCTGAGCCGCTTTCGGGAAGGGGCCGCGGCCGAGGGCGGCAGACGCCCACCGGAGACGGCACCCCGGCAACACGTCGACTCCCTCGGCTCCCTCGACTCCCTTCCTCGACTCCCTTCCTCGACTCCCTCCCTCGACTCCCTCGACTCCCTTGATTCCCTCGACTCCCTCCGACTGCACGGCTTCACGACCGTCGTCCTCACCACCAGGGGCGCCAGGTCCGGCAAGATCCGCAAGACCCCGGTGATCCGTGTCAGCGACGGCGCGCGCTACCTTGCCGTCGGCTCCGTGGGCGGCGCTCCCAAGCACCCGGCCCGGTACCACCACGTCCTCGCGCACGTATGCAGGAGCAGACGGAGCGGATCCTGCCCGTCGTGGTCCTGGAACCGGTCGCCGAGGGAGCCTGACGCACGGACAATCGATCGACGACTACGACAACGGGGGACGACAGATGAACCGGGCAGAGCACACCGTCGAGGCCGGACCCCTCACCACCGAGCGCCTCACGCTGGAGCCCCTGCGCGTCACGCACGCCGATGA
- a CDS encoding cupin domain-containing protein, which yields MPPAPRDPAAFGGLPGGIGVSLLRVYDWPAADGLRGGTPHLHLTCTEGYAVVSGRGAVQTLTSTGFRQTPLTPGALVWFTPGTIHRLVNERDLTLHVLMQNSGLPEAGDAVLTLPPHLLTDPATYRAATALPPRTTHEGEAAATGDAAVERAARRRRDLAVEGFTALRAATEAGDPEPLAAFHRAAAALVAPLTAAWRERWRTGAAAAAAATGAQFDALAKGQASHLAQAAVRAELPVERGRFGMCGRLDVYETGAP from the coding sequence GTGCCCCCCGCCCCTCGCGACCCCGCCGCATTCGGGGGCCTGCCGGGCGGCATCGGCGTGTCCCTGCTGCGCGTGTACGACTGGCCGGCCGCCGACGGCCTGCGCGGCGGCACCCCGCACCTCCACCTCACCTGCACCGAGGGCTACGCGGTCGTCAGCGGCCGGGGCGCCGTGCAGACCCTGACGTCCACCGGTTTCCGGCAGACCCCGCTGACGCCCGGCGCGCTCGTGTGGTTCACGCCCGGGACGATCCACCGGCTCGTCAACGAGCGCGACCTGACCCTGCACGTCCTCATGCAGAACAGCGGCCTGCCCGAGGCCGGCGACGCCGTCCTCACCCTGCCCCCGCACCTGCTCACGGACCCCGCGACGTACCGCGCCGCCACGGCCCTGCCGCCCCGCACCACCCACGAGGGCGAGGCCGCCGCGACCGGCGACGCGGCCGTCGAGCGTGCCGCGCGGCGCCGCCGTGACCTCGCCGTCGAGGGGTTCACCGCGCTGCGCGCCGCCACGGAGGCGGGCGACCCCGAGCCCCTCGCCGCCTTCCACCGGGCCGCCGCCGCCCTCGTCGCCCCCCTGACCGCCGCGTGGCGCGAGCGCTGGCGCACGGGCGCCGCGGCCGCGGCCGCCGCCACGGGCGCACAGTTCGACGCCCTGGCGAAGGGCCAGGCGAGCCACCTCGCGCAGGCCGCGGTGCGGGCCGAACTGCCCGTCGAGCGGGGCCGGTTCGGGATGTGCGGACGGCTCGACGTATACGAGACCGGCGCCCCCTGA
- a CDS encoding SSI family serine proteinase inhibitor, translating into MRHLPKTVSAAVAVAAGVLTVTAVSTGSAGAATPAPTGLYAPSDLVLTVGQGDDAATATVQRAVTLSCAPKATGTHPAPRAACGELFTVEAQFEKLVDQDPKVACTKEWNPVVVSAVGVWQGKHVAWTTTFGNPCAMKAALTDGALLNF; encoded by the coding sequence GTGCGTCACCTCCCGAAGACCGTGAGCGCGGCCGTCGCCGTGGCTGCAGGCGTCCTGACCGTCACGGCGGTCTCGACGGGCTCGGCCGGTGCTGCGACCCCGGCACCGACGGGCCTGTACGCTCCGTCGGACCTGGTGCTCACTGTCGGCCAGGGCGACGACGCCGCCACGGCCACGGTGCAGCGCGCGGTCACCCTCAGCTGCGCGCCGAAGGCCACCGGCACCCACCCGGCACCGCGTGCCGCGTGCGGTGAACTCTTCACCGTCGAGGCACAGTTCGAGAAGCTCGTCGACCAGGACCCGAAGGTCGCGTGCACCAAGGAATGGAACCCGGTCGTGGTCTCCGCGGTCGGCGTCTGGCAGGGCAAGCACGTGGCATGGACGACCACCTTCGGCAACCCGTGTGCCATGAAGGCGGCCCTCACGGACGGCGCCCTGCTCAACTTCTGA